One Skermanella sp. TT6 genomic window, ATGCCCGGCGGCAGGGCCTTGAGGAGCGCCACCGGCGGATCGGGCACGCGGCGCAGGAAATACTCACCGAGTCCCTGATGAGAGGAAAACTGCTCAATGCAACGGAAGAACTTCACCATCCGGTCCCGAACATCTTCGCGGATTTCCGGGGCTGAAGGGACGGGGACCCTTCCGAGCGATCGAGGTGCCGCATGATCCGGATCGACGACACGGTCTACAGCCGCACGGAGATCGAGGGCCGGGCGGCGCGGATCGCGGAGCAGGCGGGCCTTTCCAGCCACCCCGGCGTCCGGTTCGCCGCATGCTTCGGCGAAACGATCGACTGGCTGGCCCTTTTCTTCGCCGTCCGGGCCGCCGGCGGCAGCTTGCTGCCGCTCCATCCCAGCACCCCGCCGGCGGCGGCGCGTCGCATGGCGCGGGAAGGGGGCTGCCGCTTCCTCTTCCTCGACGACGTGGTTCCCGAGGAAGTCGCGCCCGAGGCGGCGCCCGGCGAGACCGGCCGGCTCGTGCAGATGAGTTCGGGGACCACCGGCGCTCCGAAATACATATCCCGGAGCTGGACCGACATCGACCGGGAGGTCGAGAGCTATGTCGGCCATTTCCGCGAGCCGGAGGGCATGACCCCGGTGATCGCATGCCCGACGACCCATTCCTATGGGCTGATCTGCGGATTGCTGGTCGGACTTCGGCGCGGAGCGGAGCCGCTGATCCTGAATACCGGGAACCCCAAATACATCCTCAGGAAGCTGGCGGAGGTGGAACGGCCGCTGCTCTACTCGTCCCCGGTGATCCTCCAGGCGCTGGCGAAGCTGCTTCCCGAGGGGGAGAAGATCCACGCCGCCATGACCTCCGG contains:
- a CDS encoding AMP-binding protein codes for the protein MIRIDDTVYSRTEIEGRAARIAEQAGLSSHPGVRFAACFGETIDWLALFFAVRAAGGSLLPLHPSTPPAAARRMAREGGCRFLFLDDVVPEEVAPEAAPGETGRLVQMSSGTTGAPKYISRSWTDIDREVESYVGHFREPEGMTPVIACPTTHSYGLICGLLVGLRRGAEPLILNTGNPKYILRKLAEVERPLLYSSPVILQALAKLLPEGEKIHAAMTSGTLLPDPWFVQIRAKTRHMYQQYGCSEAGCIAVNPDMTASGDMGLPLPHHRLRTGAGPDAPEEIVVEGPEGEIRTRDLGYRRPDGMLVFVSRLDDTINVSGLNVYPKDVEDVVMALPGVTDAVAFRKADPFAGERVGLAFSATEPVPHQSIRAWCREHLAAHQQPTEIFQADALPRMANGKISRRQVAESYAAGAGR